The sequence below is a genomic window from Synechococcus sp. PCC 7335.
GATCGCGATCAGCGGTACCGGGTTCAGCGTGTGTCGCTTTGTAGAAAGATCTTCTATGTTGCCGTGGTCGCTGGTAACGATCAGCGTGACGTTTGGCGGTAGGTAGGCAATCACACCTGCTAGAAAAGTGTCCACCCGCTGAAGAGCGGCAATAGCTTGATCCCAATCCTGAGCATGGCCAGCATAATCAGTGAGATAGCACTCAAATAAAGTGACGTTGTAGCCTTCACTGAGTTGGGCCAGTCTTTTTCCGGCTACGGCTGGAGGGATTGACGTTCTAGCGCCTACTTGCCCTGGCACCTGTGCATCTCTGGCCGAACGCACCGTGCCAATAATGTTCCAGATGATGGCTTCCCCTTGTTCGTATTCGTACTGCATCCGAAAAGGTAGACCGGCGCTTAGGTTTAGTAGGGTACAGACCGAATAACGACGTTTTCTGCGAGCGATCGCATAAAAATATTCCGGCGAATAGGCATTGGCCAAAGTTGCCGTTTTTCCTAGCGCCAGGGCTTGAGCGAACAATCCATACTGGTCAATCAGCTTTCGCAAAGAGCCATTGGCAAATCCTGACTGGTGCCTTCCTAAAAACTTAGCCGCATTCTGTCCGGTGTAGAGTGTCGTCTGACCCGTGGCACTTTGGGGTAAACCTTCGACGCCTAAGGTCGCATCAATTGGCTTTAATAGAAGATTAGGAAGCAACAGATTGGGAAGTCGATCAAATGACTGATTAGACGGGACTTTCAGCAGCTTTCTTCCTAGATATCTTTCTAGAAATGGCATCGCTACCAACGTAGATAGCGGATTGTTGTTTGCTTCTCCTAGCCCAAGTCCATCTAAAAACACCAATAAGAAGCTAGCATCTGATGAGGATGGAACAGAATGGGATTCGTCCATCTATGCGATCGCACTCATCTTTGGCAACACTAGCGACAAGTTGTTCTCATCGGCCCAGGTTTGAAGATCGGCAAAGGCGCGATCACGATACTGTCCGTACCGTTCTCTTTTGTTCCTAACTCGCTTGGGCAGGGCTGGAATAATGCCCATATTTGGCGGCATCGGCTGAAAATGCTTAGGTTCAGCCGAGCTAATAAAATCAACTAGCGCCCCGAGCATGGTTGTTATCGGTAGCGTCAGCGGCGGTTTCCCTAGCGCGATTCGAGCAGCGTTTGTACCAGCTAGCCAGCCACCTGCGATCGCGGCAGTATAGCCTTCCGTTCCTACTAGCTGCCCTGCTGCCAGTAAATTCGGACGCGACTTAAACTGTAGCGAGCTGTTCAGCAACTCTGGCGAATTAATAAACGTGTTGCGATGCATCACCCCCATTCGCACAAACTCTGCATTCTCCAATCCTGGAACCATCCGAAACACTCGCTTCTGCTCACCCCAGCGCAAATTAGTTTGAAAGCCCACCATATTCCAGAGCTGCCCGGCTTTATCTTCCTGGCGTAGCTGCACCACCGCATAGGGCTTATGCACCTTGTTCTCTGGCGCGTCAAACGCTCCGTACTTTTGAGTGTTAAATAATCCCACAGGCTTCAAAGGCCCGTAGCGCATCGTGTCTTCCCCCCGGCGGGCTATCTCCTCAATCGGCAAACACGCCTCAAAGAACTTTGCCGTCTCACGTTCAAAATCCTTTAGCTCTGCCTGCTCTGCCGTGCATAGCTGATGATAGAAAGCAAAATACTGCGCCTTATCCATCGGGCAGTTTAGATATGCTGCCTCGCCCCGGTCATACCGAGAGGCCATAAAGGCAACGTCCCGATTAATCGACTCACCGACCACGATTGGACTTGCCGCATCAAAAAAACTCATATAGGCTTGTCCTGCAAACCGCTCCAAATCCTCACTAAGCGACTCACTCGTCAGCGGCCCAGTCGTCAGCACCGTCACCCCCTCTTCAGGAATTCGCAGCACTTCCTCTCGTCGCAGCTCAATGAGTGGATGCGACGCCAGTACCGCCGTTAGATCTTGGCCAAACACTCCGCGATCTACAGCCAGCGCTCCTCCGGCCGGCACTGCATGCTCATCGGCCTTGCCAATCACAATCGAACCTAGCCGCCGTAGCTCCTCGTGCAGCATTCCAGAAGCGCGATCGGTCCCCATCGCTCCAAATGAATTACTACACACCAGCTCCGCCAAATGCTCAGAATGATGCGCCGGACTCTTCTTCACCGGACGCATCTCATGCAGCACCACCGGCACCCCGGCCCGCGCAATCTGCCAAGCCGTCTCTGTCCCGGCTAGGCCGCCGCCAATCACATGAATTGGCTGCTGGTCACTCATTTTCACCACTCAAACGCTCATTAAACTAATTGGCTGTCTAATTCTAGAGGGTATCTGTGATTAGTTGCCCCTTCTTGATCATAACGAGTCTATAGTGCAACAGGTTCTCTGCTGTATCGGTAGGTGAATCTCTAGGGTTGTGCTCCGCTTGGAACTTTGGAAAAATCCAGAAGAGTAAGGCTTTAAAGGGTATCAAGTAGGAACTGTCTTTTCCAGCTCAGCGACAAAGGTATGAATATCTTGTTCTATAAGTTGATACAGCTTTTGTGCAGCCGTAATATTCACCTGTAGCTGAGTCAGCTCAATGTCTTTTCCATAGGCGTGTCTTACCAGATGGCGGAAGCCTCTAAGCTGATCCAGCACATCCCAGGAGGCTTCAGAAAGTAAAGCTGGACGAATTCCTTCAATTGGCTGACTGAGTCGAAGTAGTAGCACTTTATGCCAGTTTTCACCTGTGCCAACGTTATTCTCAAAAGCCTTTGCAACTAGCTTCAGCAGATCTTCTATTGAGCAGTAGAGATTGTGAATTTGGTAGGCAACGCTGTCTAGCTGACCTGGTGTGTCCAAGCCAGCATTGAGCCTAGATTGCAAACGAACGTTTACTTTCTCAATTAGCCAGAGCTGACCTTTTAGTTCTGCTGTCAGACCCGCTAATCTTTCGCTGTCCATATCAACCCAATGTCTCTAATCTTGGCAGCAAAATGGCACTGGTCCAAAGGAA
It includes:
- a CDS encoding alkaline phosphatase family protein gives rise to the protein MDESHSVPSSSDASFLLVFLDGLGLGEANNNPLSTLVAMPFLERYLGRKLLKVPSNQSFDRLPNLLLPNLLLKPIDATLGVEGLPQSATGQTTLYTGQNAAKFLGRHQSGFANGSLRKLIDQYGLFAQALALGKTATLANAYSPEYFYAIARRKRRYSVCTLLNLSAGLPFRMQYEYEQGEAIIWNIIGTVRSARDAQVPGQVGARTSIPPAVAGKRLAQLSEGYNVTLFECYLTDYAGHAQDWDQAIAALQRVDTFLAGVIAYLPPNVTLIVTSDHGNIEDLSTKRHTLNPVPLIAIGPHAADFYRVEDLTGITPQILSLL
- the trmFO gene encoding FADH(2)-oxidizing methylenetetrahydrofolate--tRNA-(uracil(54)-C(5))-methyltransferase TrmFO, translated to MSDQQPIHVIGGGLAGTETAWQIARAGVPVVLHEMRPVKKSPAHHSEHLAELVCSNSFGAMGTDRASGMLHEELRRLGSIVIGKADEHAVPAGGALAVDRGVFGQDLTAVLASHPLIELRREEVLRIPEEGVTVLTTGPLTSESLSEDLERFAGQAYMSFFDAASPIVVGESINRDVAFMASRYDRGEAAYLNCPMDKAQYFAFYHQLCTAEQAELKDFERETAKFFEACLPIEEIARRGEDTMRYGPLKPVGLFNTQKYGAFDAPENKVHKPYAVVQLRQEDKAGQLWNMVGFQTNLRWGEQKRVFRMVPGLENAEFVRMGVMHRNTFINSPELLNSSLQFKSRPNLLAAGQLVGTEGYTAAIAGGWLAGTNAARIALGKPPLTLPITTMLGALVDFISSAEPKHFQPMPPNMGIIPALPKRVRNKRERYGQYRDRAFADLQTWADENNLSLVLPKMSAIA